A window from Candidatus Rokuibacteriota bacterium encodes these proteins:
- a CDS encoding thiolase family protein, which yields MREVFVLGVGMHPFGRFPDTPLRALAGGAARAALRGAGVGPREVQAAYFANALGGLLTGQESIRGQIALREAGVAGVPVVNVENACASGATAFHQAVLTVGAGACDIALAVGAEKMFVGDTGQTLRALAASADVELTHDMGLQFTAIYAMRIQARLASGSLALRHLAEVTVKSHRHGRLNPYAQHRKEVTAEEVLASRPIAGPIRLLMCSSVSDGAAAAVVCSAEVARRRASATAIRVLACQLRSGALGAGREGQLSTAARTVNAAYEQAGLGPEDIDMVECHDATSPGELLYYEDLGFCKAGEAARLLENGDTCHTGRIPFNPSGGLTSRGHPVGATGLAQIAEAVWQLRGEAEGRQITRVRVALAQNSGGWIEGDSAAGVATVLAR from the coding sequence ATGCGCGAGGTCTTCGTCCTCGGCGTGGGCATGCACCCCTTCGGGCGGTTTCCCGACACGCCGCTGCGGGCGCTGGCGGGGGGCGCGGCCCGGGCGGCCCTCCGCGGCGCCGGCGTCGGGCCGCGCGAGGTGCAGGCGGCGTACTTCGCCAACGCCCTCGGCGGGCTCCTGACCGGGCAGGAGTCGATCCGCGGCCAGATCGCGCTGCGCGAGGCCGGGGTCGCGGGCGTGCCCGTCGTGAACGTCGAGAACGCCTGCGCGAGCGGCGCCACCGCCTTTCACCAGGCCGTCCTCACGGTGGGCGCCGGGGCCTGCGACATTGCGCTCGCCGTCGGGGCCGAGAAGATGTTCGTGGGCGACACCGGCCAGACGCTGCGCGCACTGGCCGCGTCGGCGGATGTGGAGCTGACGCATGACATGGGGCTGCAGTTCACCGCCATCTACGCGATGCGTATCCAGGCGCGGCTGGCCAGCGGCAGCCTCGCCCTGCGCCACCTCGCCGAGGTCACCGTGAAGAGCCACCGGCACGGGCGGCTGAACCCGTACGCGCAGCACCGCAAGGAAGTCACGGCCGAGGAGGTCCTCGCCTCGCGCCCGATCGCCGGGCCGATCCGGCTCCTGATGTGCTCGTCGGTCAGCGACGGGGCGGCGGCGGCGGTCGTGTGCAGCGCCGAGGTTGCGCGCCGCCGGGCGAGCGCCACCGCCATCCGGGTGCTCGCCTGCCAGCTCCGCTCCGGCGCACTCGGCGCGGGCCGCGAGGGCCAGCTCTCGACGGCGGCGCGCACCGTCAATGCCGCCTACGAGCAGGCGGGGCTCGGGCCCGAGGACATCGACATGGTCGAGTGCCACGACGCCACCTCGCCGGGGGAGCTGCTGTACTATGAGGACCTCGGCTTCTGCAAGGCGGGCGAGGCGGCCCGCCTGCTGGAGAATGGGGACACCTGCCACACGGGGCGGATCCCGTTCAACCCGAGCGGCGGCCTCACCTCGCGCGGCCATCCGGTCGGCGCCACCGGGCTGGCGCAGATCGCCGAGGCCGTGTGGCAGCTCCGCGGCGAGGCCGAGGGGCGGCAGATCACGAGGGTCCGGGTCGCGCTGGCCCAGAACAGTGGCGGGTGGATCGAAGGCGACTCGGCGGCGGGTGTGGCAACGGTGCTCGCCCGATGA
- a CDS encoding OB-fold domain-containing protein — protein sequence MSFPARPVCGGCGAEPTDEVPVGRRGRIRSSAVVHHAPIGFEPPYIVALVELEEGPIVFCPITGCPPQEGAAAPGTAVELTVAPARPGGTPVFQFRPAQA from the coding sequence ATCTCGTTCCCGGCGCGCCCGGTCTGTGGCGGCTGCGGGGCCGAGCCTACCGACGAGGTGCCCGTGGGGCGCCGCGGCCGCATTCGATCGAGCGCGGTGGTCCACCACGCCCCGATCGGCTTCGAGCCGCCGTATATCGTCGCGCTCGTCGAGCTGGAGGAGGGACCGATCGTCTTCTGCCCGATCACCGGCTGCCCGCCGCAGGAGGGGGCGGCGGCGCCGGGGACGGCCGTCGAGCTCACCGTGGCGCCCGCCCGGCCCGGCGGGACACCAGTGTTCCAGTTCCGGCCCGCGCAGGCGTAG
- a CDS encoding methylmalonyl-CoA mutase, with translation MSNEDTEREIRERVEQWERYHRETLAAGRKPRFTTPSGFDLRPVYTPAELAQTGWDYLADLGLPGEYPYTRGRDAAGYRNAFWHWEFYAGFGSAEEANRRYRFLLDQGATGGVSMALDLPTQIGLDSDHPLAQGEVGRVGVALCSLADVERLFDGIDVEQAGHVFTTANAIGPIFLAWIIALCRKRGIDPGRFTLQVQNDPIKEYVARGTQIFPIAPAVKLAADAVAYTSRQHPNWLPISVSGSHMKQAGGSCLQEAAFTINNGIAYVEAVRAQGLHVDEFGPGIEIHFCTDMEFFEEIAKHRAVRKVWARLMRERWGATNPLAIRGRLHSATSGLPLTAQQPKNNIIRLTLQVLAQMLGGIQGGRTASYDEALAIPTEEAVTLAVRTNQIIAHETGIADVVDPLGGSYYLEWLTKKMEDGIGDYIAKVDAMGGALGAVERGFYAQELSDGAYRQQRALDRGETVIVGVNKYRTDEEPDMPIFRPNPESERRQIARLEELRRTRDQVAVDRALGRLREVSVSGENVVPATLEAVEAYATVGEICDVWRKVFGEFVDHPVQV, from the coding sequence ATGTCGAACGAGGACACGGAGAGGGAGATCCGGGAGCGGGTCGAGCAATGGGAGCGCTACCACCGCGAGACGCTGGCGGCGGGGCGGAAGCCGCGCTTCACGACGCCCAGCGGCTTCGATCTGCGCCCGGTGTACACGCCCGCCGAGCTGGCGCAGACCGGATGGGACTACCTCGCCGACCTGGGGCTGCCCGGCGAGTACCCGTACACGCGCGGGCGCGATGCCGCCGGCTATCGCAACGCCTTCTGGCACTGGGAGTTCTACGCGGGGTTCGGCTCCGCCGAGGAAGCCAACCGGCGGTACCGGTTCCTCCTCGATCAGGGCGCCACCGGCGGCGTCTCGATGGCGCTGGACCTGCCGACGCAGATCGGGCTGGATTCCGACCACCCGCTGGCCCAGGGGGAGGTCGGGCGCGTGGGCGTGGCGCTCTGCTCCCTGGCGGATGTCGAGCGGCTCTTCGACGGGATCGACGTCGAGCAGGCGGGGCATGTCTTCACCACCGCCAACGCCATCGGACCGATCTTCCTGGCGTGGATCATCGCGCTGTGCCGCAAGCGCGGCATCGATCCGGGGCGGTTCACGCTCCAGGTCCAGAACGACCCCATCAAGGAGTACGTGGCCCGCGGCACCCAGATCTTCCCCATCGCCCCCGCCGTCAAGCTGGCGGCTGATGCCGTCGCCTACACGAGCCGGCAGCATCCCAACTGGCTGCCCATCAGCGTCTCCGGCTCCCACATGAAGCAGGCCGGCGGCAGCTGCCTCCAGGAGGCCGCGTTCACGATCAACAACGGCATCGCCTACGTGGAGGCGGTGCGCGCCCAGGGGCTGCACGTCGACGAGTTCGGGCCGGGCATCGAGATCCACTTCTGCACGGACATGGAGTTCTTCGAGGAGATCGCCAAGCACCGGGCGGTGCGGAAGGTGTGGGCGCGGCTGATGCGCGAGCGCTGGGGGGCCACCAACCCGCTGGCCATCCGCGGGCGGCTGCACTCGGCGACCTCGGGGCTTCCCCTCACTGCGCAGCAGCCGAAGAACAACATCATCCGCCTCACGCTCCAGGTCCTCGCGCAGATGCTGGGCGGGATCCAGGGCGGCCGCACCGCCTCCTATGACGAGGCCCTCGCCATCCCCACCGAGGAGGCGGTGACGCTGGCCGTGCGGACGAACCAGATCATCGCCCACGAGACGGGGATCGCGGACGTCGTGGATCCCCTGGGCGGGTCCTATTACCTCGAGTGGCTGACCAAGAAGATGGAGGACGGCATCGGCGACTACATCGCGAAGGTCGACGCGATGGGAGGCGCGCTGGGCGCCGTCGAGCGCGGCTTCTACGCCCAGGAGCTGTCCGATGGAGCCTACCGCCAGCAGCGGGCCCTCGATCGGGGGGAGACGGTGATCGTCGGGGTGAACAAGTACCGGACGGACGAGGAGCCGGACATGCCCATCTTCCGCCCCAACCCCGAGTCGGAGCGCCGGCAGATCGCGCGGCTCGAGGAGCTCCGCCGCACCCGGGACCAGGTGGCCGTGGACCGCGCCCTCGGGCGGCTGCGCGAGGTCAGCGTGAGCGGCGAGAATGTGGTCCCGGCCACGCTCGAGGCCGTGGAGGCCTATGCGACCGTCGGTGAGATCTGCGACGTCTGGCGCAAGGTGTTCGGCGAGTTCGTCGACCACCCGGTTCAGGTCTGA
- a CDS encoding NAD(P)-dependent oxidoreductase: protein MATPRIGFLGLGNMGGAMAGRLAAQGYAVTGYDIDASRAARAAAAGVGLAPSPARVAEVSELVLSSLTDPPAVRRAYLGPDGVLASLRPGMTLVDMSTIDPDTWREVAAAAAGRGAECLDAPVSGGPAEAGTGQLVFLVGGEVPVLERCRPVLKTLGAEIHHVGPLGSGHVVKLVNNVMSMGNVAVAAEAMVLGVKAGLDPQRLFDILSTSGGRSHHFLKRFPKVLAGDFTPHFSVALSRKDLSLALGLAARLGLPMLAASAVRQVYEAAHAQGLGGLDMAAVTALYEQWAGVKVRGAAAGFGKEGAAGAP from the coding sequence ATGGCAACGCCGAGAATCGGGTTCCTGGGGCTGGGCAACATGGGCGGGGCGATGGCGGGCCGCCTCGCGGCGCAGGGGTATGCCGTGACCGGCTATGATATCGACGCGTCCCGCGCCGCCCGGGCGGCGGCGGCCGGGGTCGGCCTGGCTCCCTCGCCGGCCCGCGTGGCGGAGGTCTCGGAGCTCGTCCTGTCGAGCCTCACCGATCCCCCGGCCGTGAGGCGGGCCTATCTCGGCCCTGACGGCGTTCTTGCGAGCCTGCGTCCGGGGATGACCCTGGTGGACATGAGCACCATCGATCCTGACACGTGGCGCGAGGTCGCCGCGGCGGCTGCCGGCCGGGGCGCGGAGTGCCTCGACGCTCCGGTGAGCGGGGGCCCGGCCGAGGCGGGCACGGGACAGCTGGTCTTTCTCGTCGGCGGGGAGGTGCCGGTGCTGGAGCGCTGCCGGCCTGTCCTGAAGACGCTGGGCGCCGAGATCCACCACGTGGGCCCGCTCGGGTCCGGGCACGTGGTGAAGCTGGTGAACAACGTGATGTCCATGGGCAACGTGGCAGTGGCCGCCGAGGCCATGGTGCTCGGCGTGAAGGCGGGGCTGGACCCCCAGCGCCTGTTCGACATCCTGTCCACCAGCGGCGGGCGCTCGCACCATTTCCTCAAGCGCTTTCCCAAGGTGCTCGCCGGGGACTTCACGCCGCATTTCAGCGTCGCCCTGTCGCGCAAGGATCTCTCCCTCGCCCTGGGCCTGGCGGCGAGGCTGGGCCTGCCCATGCTGGCCGCCTCCGCCGTCCGCCAGGTGTACGAGGCGGCTCATGCGCAGGGCTTGGGGGGACTCGACATGGCCGCCGTGACCGCGCTCTACGAGCAGTGGGCCGGGGTGAAGGTGCGCGGGGCGGCGGCAGGGTTCGGAAAGGAGGGGGCAGCCGGAGCGCCGTAG
- a CDS encoding ABC transporter substrate-binding protein, giving the protein MRGRVLKAALICAVVGLALQVTQGPVEPQAAKKAELNIGFISALSGPGIGWGMGMLGGLELAAEDVNKSGGIQVGGTVYTVKVTAYDDKYTGPGAAQAAQRLISQDGVKIIVGPLGSVPMLAIADITEGNKVLVLSNSYTSKALGAKKPYTFRLTPTTAEFSAPLIGWLAKNRPQLKTAAIISPNDESGKEVMSHNEKGYEKAGLKVVFKDFYERGTQDFVPILTKVLAAKPDIIDFDGSTPVDSGVILKQARQIGYQGQFLKGGGPGTLEIIRVAGADNAEGLLYYSPWDPNDPRIKSLMERFEAKYKMPFNPLGIFFFEGGHMLFDAIKKAQNVTPDGLRKHLEGQKEFKGLLGRYVWGGEAEYGIRHQWIAPFFVGQVQKGKEVMLAKIEP; this is encoded by the coding sequence ATGCGAGGGAGAGTGCTGAAGGCAGCGTTGATCTGCGCGGTGGTCGGGCTGGCGCTCCAGGTGACCCAGGGGCCGGTCGAGCCCCAGGCGGCCAAGAAGGCGGAGCTGAACATCGGGTTCATCTCCGCCCTGTCGGGCCCCGGCATCGGCTGGGGCATGGGCATGCTGGGCGGCCTCGAGCTGGCTGCCGAGGATGTCAACAAGAGCGGCGGCATCCAGGTCGGCGGCACGGTCTACACCGTCAAGGTGACGGCCTATGACGACAAGTACACGGGTCCGGGCGCGGCTCAGGCGGCCCAGCGCCTGATCTCCCAGGACGGGGTCAAGATCATCGTGGGGCCGCTCGGGTCTGTCCCGATGCTGGCCATCGCGGACATCACCGAGGGCAACAAGGTGCTGGTGCTCTCCAACAGCTACACCAGCAAGGCGCTCGGCGCCAAGAAGCCCTACACCTTCCGGCTGACTCCCACCACCGCCGAGTTCTCCGCGCCGCTCATCGGCTGGCTCGCGAAGAACCGCCCGCAGCTCAAGACCGCGGCGATCATCTCCCCCAACGACGAGTCGGGCAAGGAGGTCATGTCGCACAACGAGAAGGGCTACGAGAAGGCCGGCCTCAAGGTCGTCTTCAAGGACTTCTACGAGCGGGGCACCCAGGACTTCGTCCCCATCCTGACCAAGGTGTTGGCGGCCAAGCCCGACATCATCGACTTCGACGGCTCCACCCCGGTGGACTCGGGGGTCATCCTGAAGCAGGCGCGGCAGATCGGCTATCAGGGGCAGTTCCTGAAGGGCGGCGGACCCGGGACACTCGAGATCATCAGGGTCGCCGGCGCCGACAACGCCGAAGGCCTCCTGTACTACAGCCCCTGGGACCCGAACGACCCCAGGATCAAGTCGCTGATGGAGCGGTTCGAGGCCAAGTACAAGATGCCGTTCAATCCGCTGGGCATCTTCTTCTTCGAAGGCGGGCACATGCTGTTCGACGCGATCAAGAAGGCGCAGAACGTCACCCCCGACGGCCTGCGGAAGCACCTGGAAGGCCAGAAGGAGTTCAAGGGGCTCCTGGGCCGGTACGTCTGGGGCGGCGAGGCCGAGTACGGCATCCGCCACCAGTGGATCGCCCCCTTCTTCGTCGGGCAGGTGCAGAAGGGCAAGGAAGTCATGCTGGCGAAGATCGAGCCGTAG
- a CDS encoding branched-chain amino acid ABC transporter permease, with protein sequence MLTASSIAQILVNGLTAGAFYVLMALGFTLIFGILRLVNFAHGEFYMLGAFVVYHLYAQLGLNFFVALAAAAVAVGVVGIVVERVVFAPLRSRELSMLMSALGLQIAVQGIMAVLEGIEGLSLASPVSGVYRSQWITFPYERLLVVGVAFVVLAGFYGFIKHSKIGRALRAVAQDGEAALMQGIPVNRIYAVAFGVGSGLAAIAGGLIGPVFSLHVYMGQAALLKAFVVVILGGLGSVPGALVGGLVLGLAESLFATLFGGLTSDMLGFLMIMGILLWKPTGLLGRAEA encoded by the coding sequence GTGCTGACCGCATCGTCGATCGCGCAGATCCTGGTGAACGGCCTCACCGCCGGGGCGTTCTACGTCCTGATGGCGCTCGGCTTCACCCTGATCTTCGGCATCCTGAGGTTGGTGAACTTCGCCCACGGCGAGTTCTACATGCTGGGCGCCTTCGTCGTCTATCACCTGTACGCCCAGCTCGGGCTCAACTTCTTCGTCGCGCTCGCGGCGGCGGCCGTGGCGGTGGGCGTCGTCGGCATCGTGGTGGAGCGGGTGGTCTTCGCGCCGCTGCGCTCGCGGGAGCTGAGCATGCTCATGAGCGCGCTGGGGCTGCAGATCGCCGTCCAGGGCATCATGGCCGTGCTGGAGGGGATCGAGGGGCTGTCGCTCGCCTCTCCGGTGAGCGGGGTGTACCGGAGCCAGTGGATCACCTTCCCGTACGAGCGCCTGCTCGTCGTCGGGGTCGCCTTCGTCGTGCTCGCCGGCTTCTACGGCTTCATCAAGCACAGCAAGATCGGGCGGGCGCTGCGTGCCGTGGCCCAGGACGGCGAGGCGGCGCTCATGCAGGGCATTCCCGTGAACCGGATCTACGCCGTGGCCTTCGGCGTGGGCTCCGGGCTGGCCGCCATCGCCGGCGGGCTCATCGGCCCGGTGTTCTCCCTTCACGTGTACATGGGGCAGGCCGCGCTCCTCAAGGCCTTCGTCGTGGTGATCCTGGGGGGACTCGGGAGCGTGCCCGGTGCCCTCGTGGGCGGGCTCGTGCTGGGCCTCGCCGAGAGCCTCTTCGCCACGCTCTTCGGCGGCCTCACCTCCGACATGCTGGGCTTCCTGATGATCATGGGGATCCTGCTCTGGAAGCCCACGGGGCTCCTGGGCCGGGCCGAGGCCTGA
- a CDS encoding branched-chain amino acid ABC transporter permease, which produces MVSPNRQGRWVTPAFLVLAVGFAFLAPTLFESSFWLHLFDMMLVNALMALGLNVILKTGQISLAHAGFMAIGAYTSAQLTVKLGLPFLAGFLLGGLLAALAAFVVGRVILRLKGVYFLLFTFALSEFLFLLSKNTPALTGGNTGVVGIKPPALPFLAEPLRSKAAFYYLALVILTLAVAFVAALYRSPFGRAMNAVRESELLAGATGYDPMRVKVIAFSVGCLLAGLGGSLFAHFLLYIAQFSFTFWESVNFLLMNIVGGTASLAGPIIGAMIITPLPEFLRAYVVWQQVLYGLVLMLFMRFLPDGVVSLLGPPYRALAGWLGRLGRPAPVEEAVPGAGEGS; this is translated from the coding sequence ATGGTCTCCCCGAATCGCCAAGGCCGCTGGGTCACGCCCGCGTTCCTCGTGCTGGCGGTCGGCTTCGCGTTCCTCGCCCCGACGCTCTTCGAGAGCAGCTTCTGGCTGCATCTCTTCGACATGATGCTGGTCAACGCCCTGATGGCGCTCGGGCTGAACGTGATCCTGAAGACGGGGCAGATCTCGCTGGCCCATGCCGGGTTCATGGCCATCGGGGCCTATACCTCGGCGCAGCTCACGGTGAAGCTCGGGCTGCCGTTTCTCGCGGGCTTCCTCCTGGGCGGGCTCCTGGCCGCGCTGGCCGCTTTCGTCGTGGGCCGCGTCATTCTCCGACTGAAGGGCGTCTACTTCCTCCTCTTCACCTTCGCGCTCAGCGAGTTCCTCTTCCTTCTGAGCAAGAACACCCCGGCGCTCACCGGCGGGAACACCGGGGTGGTGGGCATCAAGCCGCCGGCGCTGCCCTTCCTCGCCGAGCCCCTGCGCTCGAAGGCGGCGTTCTACTACCTGGCCCTGGTGATCCTGACGCTGGCCGTGGCCTTCGTCGCCGCGCTGTACCGGTCGCCGTTCGGCCGGGCCATGAACGCCGTGCGCGAGTCCGAGCTCCTGGCGGGGGCCACCGGCTACGACCCCATGCGCGTCAAGGTCATCGCCTTCTCCGTCGGCTGTCTCCTGGCGGGGCTCGGCGGGAGCCTCTTCGCCCACTTTCTCCTCTACATCGCCCAGTTCAGCTTCACCTTCTGGGAGTCCGTGAACTTCCTGCTGATGAACATCGTCGGCGGGACCGCCTCCCTGGCGGGCCCCATCATCGGCGCCATGATCATCACGCCGCTGCCGGAGTTCCTGCGGGCCTACGTGGTCTGGCAGCAGGTGCTCTACGGGCTCGTGCTGATGCTGTTCATGCGCTTCCTGCCCGACGGGGTCGTCTCGCTGCTGGGGCCGCCGTATCGGGCCCTCGCCGGCTGGCTGGGCCGCCTGGGCCGGCCCGCGCCCGTCGAGGAAGCGGTGCCGGGCGCGGGCGAGGGGAGCTGA
- a CDS encoding ABC transporter ATP-binding protein — protein MGAMLEVQGLSKQFGGLRAVDDLSLTVDEGSIVGLIGPNGAGKTTVFNLVTGQLRPTAGDVRFKGRRTTGMPPHHLVRLGLVRTFQSTVLYSDSSVLENVLRGAAVRSRVGFWRGLVASRQAAREEREVRERALELLDFVELGPLRDELARNLPYGHQRALGVAIGLATAPALLMLDEPVAGMNPEETAHMARLITRVNARGTTIVVVEHDMSFVMQLCREIVVMNYGKKIAEGTPERIRNDPAVVAAYLGVDEDAPA, from the coding sequence GTGGGCGCCATGCTGGAGGTCCAGGGCCTCTCGAAGCAGTTCGGCGGACTCCGCGCCGTGGACGACCTGTCCCTGACGGTGGACGAGGGCAGCATCGTCGGGCTGATCGGGCCCAACGGCGCCGGCAAGACCACCGTGTTCAACCTGGTGACGGGGCAGCTCAGGCCCACCGCGGGCGACGTGCGCTTCAAGGGCCGGCGCACCACGGGCATGCCGCCCCACCACCTGGTGCGGCTGGGCCTCGTCCGCACCTTCCAGTCCACGGTCCTCTACAGCGACTCCTCGGTTCTCGAGAACGTCCTGCGCGGCGCTGCGGTGCGGAGCCGCGTCGGGTTCTGGAGGGGGCTCGTGGCGTCGCGGCAGGCCGCGCGGGAGGAGCGGGAGGTCCGGGAGCGGGCGCTCGAGCTGCTCGACTTCGTGGAGCTCGGCCCGCTGCGGGACGAGCTGGCCCGGAACCTCCCGTACGGGCATCAGCGGGCGCTCGGCGTGGCCATCGGGCTGGCGACGGCGCCGGCGCTCCTCATGCTGGACGAGCCCGTGGCGGGGATGAACCCCGAGGAGACGGCGCACATGGCGCGGCTGATCACCCGGGTCAACGCGCGCGGCACCACCATCGTGGTGGTCGAGCACGACATGAGCTTCGTCATGCAGCTCTGCCGGGAGATCGTCGTGATGAACTACGGCAAGAAGATCGCCGAGGGGACGCCCGAGCGCATCCGCAATGACCCGGCCGTGGTCGCGGCCTACCTGGGGGTGGACGAGGATGCCCCGGCTTGA
- a CDS encoding ABC transporter ATP-binding protein, whose protein sequence is MPRLDVRDLHVSYGKVRALQGVTLSVEERQIVAIVGANGAGKSTVLKAIMGLVPAAAGELHFGDRRLDHMSSPGIVRAGVAICPEGRRLFPEMTVEENLLMGAYQRGSREAAAALAEVYGYFPILTERSRQLAGSLSGGQQQMVAIGRALMSGPQLLLLDEPSLGLAPLVVRDIASIIRRIHARGVSVVLVEQNARMALRLSHRAYVMETGRVALSGTGEELLNNAQVQRSYLGL, encoded by the coding sequence ATGCCCCGGCTTGACGTGCGCGACCTCCACGTCTCCTACGGCAAGGTGCGGGCGCTGCAGGGGGTGACGCTCAGCGTGGAGGAGCGGCAGATCGTCGCCATCGTGGGCGCCAACGGCGCCGGGAAGAGCACGGTGCTCAAGGCCATCATGGGGCTGGTGCCCGCCGCCGCCGGGGAGCTGCACTTCGGCGACAGGCGGCTGGACCACATGTCCTCTCCCGGCATCGTGAGAGCCGGAGTGGCCATCTGCCCCGAAGGGCGGCGGCTCTTCCCGGAGATGACCGTGGAGGAGAACCTCCTGATGGGCGCCTACCAGCGCGGCAGCCGCGAGGCGGCCGCGGCGCTCGCGGAGGTGTACGGCTACTTCCCGATCCTGACCGAGCGCAGCCGCCAGCTCGCCGGCAGTCTTTCGGGCGGCCAGCAGCAGATGGTCGCCATCGGCCGGGCGCTCATGTCGGGGCCGCAGCTCCTGCTTCTGGACGAGCCGTCGCTGGGGCTGGCGCCCCTCGTCGTCCGCGACATCGCGAGCATCATCCGGCGCATCCACGCGCGGGGCGTCTCCGTGGTCCTGGTCGAGCAGAACGCGCGGATGGCCCTCAGGCTCTCTCACCGCGCCTACGTGATGGAGACGGGGCGGGTCGCCCTGTCCGGGACGGGCGAGGAGCTGCTCAACAACGCCCAGGTCCAGCGCTCCTACCTTGGGCTCTGA
- a CDS encoding hydantoinase/oxoprolinase family protein: MAKLLGIDVGGTFTDLFYLDEATGRVGISKASTTPQDLSVGLFNAMAHIGVSAAEIDLFIHGTTIATNAIIERKGARCGLITTRGFRDVLELGRRDRPHLYGLHGVQEPLVPRDLRLEVGERMSHRGEVVEPLDESGVLRAGEVLRARGVDAVVVCFLHSYANPAHERRAGELLQALDPRWTVSLSSELLPEFYEFERFSTATVHAFLQPMVARYVGALKERLAGAGFHRDVLFVQSNGGIMSSATACQRPANLARSGPAAGVTAASYVARLAGFDNVISADMGGTSFDVCLIPGGRPHTSDETQLDFRLPLRVSMIDVHTIGAGGGSIAWIDRAGILQVGPESAGADPGPAAYGRGGTRPTVTDANLVLGRIDPGFVLGGQHGMRMDPDAAARAIEAEVGKPLGLGLEEAATAIIRVANNNMAGRIRMVSVERGYDPRDFALVAFGGAGPLHAAALMRDVGIGRSIIPYYPGVLCALGCVTADVRHDFARTVMRSLDDLDPAGFRAMVEESVADGVRLIQEEGVPVERVDVLLAADMAYEGQRHNIRVSLPAELTREAIAAAFAEAYRAEYKQTLAGLPVRLTTLRVTVLGVRPRLDIAGWVAGAAGGTQPPKGRRRAYFDGRYHDTPVYARAALSPGSEVPGPAIVEQEDCTTVLEPDTTARVDRLGNLILEARQR; the protein is encoded by the coding sequence GTGGCGAAGCTACTGGGGATCGACGTGGGAGGGACCTTCACCGACCTGTTCTACCTCGACGAGGCCACGGGACGGGTCGGCATCAGCAAGGCGTCGACGACGCCGCAGGACCTGTCCGTGGGGCTCTTCAACGCCATGGCGCACATCGGCGTCTCGGCGGCGGAGATCGACCTCTTCATCCATGGCACGACCATCGCGACCAACGCCATCATCGAACGCAAGGGCGCCCGCTGCGGCCTCATCACCACGCGGGGGTTCCGGGACGTGCTCGAGCTGGGGCGCCGCGACCGGCCGCACCTGTACGGCCTGCACGGGGTCCAGGAGCCGCTGGTGCCGCGTGACCTGCGGCTGGAGGTCGGCGAGCGGATGAGCCACCGCGGCGAGGTCGTGGAGCCGCTCGACGAGTCCGGCGTGCTGAGGGCCGGGGAAGTGCTGCGGGCCCGGGGCGTGGACGCCGTGGTGGTCTGCTTCCTGCACTCCTACGCGAACCCGGCGCACGAGCGCCGGGCGGGGGAGCTCCTCCAGGCGCTCGATCCCCGCTGGACCGTCAGCCTCTCCTCGGAGCTCCTCCCGGAGTTCTACGAGTTCGAGCGCTTCAGCACGGCCACCGTGCACGCCTTCCTCCAGCCGATGGTGGCCCGGTACGTGGGGGCGCTGAAGGAGCGGCTGGCCGGTGCCGGCTTCCACCGGGACGTGCTCTTCGTGCAGTCCAACGGCGGCATCATGTCGAGCGCCACCGCCTGCCAGCGGCCGGCCAACCTGGCCCGCTCCGGTCCGGCGGCCGGCGTCACCGCCGCCAGCTACGTGGCGCGGCTGGCCGGCTTCGACAACGTCATCTCGGCCGACATGGGAGGCACGAGCTTCGACGTGTGCCTGATCCCGGGCGGGCGGCCCCACACGAGCGACGAGACCCAGCTGGACTTCCGCCTGCCCCTCCGGGTGTCCATGATCGACGTGCACACGATCGGGGCCGGCGGCGGCAGCATCGCCTGGATCGATCGCGCCGGCATCCTGCAGGTCGGCCCGGAGTCGGCCGGCGCGGACCCGGGCCCCGCGGCCTATGGCCGGGGCGGCACCAGACCGACAGTCACCGACGCCAACCTCGTGCTCGGACGGATCGACCCCGGCTTCGTGCTCGGTGGCCAGCACGGCATGCGGATGGATCCGGACGCCGCGGCCCGGGCCATCGAGGCCGAGGTGGGCAAGCCCCTGGGGCTCGGGCTCGAGGAGGCGGCCACCGCGATCATCCGCGTGGCCAACAACAACATGGCCGGGCGCATCCGGATGGTGTCGGTGGAGCGGGGGTATGATCCCCGGGACTTCGCCCTGGTCGCCTTCGGCGGCGCGGGTCCCCTCCACGCCGCGGCCCTCATGAGGGACGTGGGGATCGGGCGCTCCATCATCCCGTACTATCCCGGCGTGCTCTGCGCCCTGGGCTGCGTGACGGCCGACGTGCGCCACGACTTCGCGCGCACCGTGATGCGGAGCCTGGACGACCTGGACCCGGCCGGCTTCCGCGCCATGGTCGAGGAGAGCGTGGCGGACGGGGTCCGGCTCATCCAGGAGGAAGGGGTGCCCGTGGAGCGGGTGGACGTGCTGCTGGCCGCCGACATGGCCTACGAGGGGCAGCGGCACAATATCCGGGTCAGCCTCCCCGCCGAGCTCACCCGGGAGGCCATCGCGGCGGCCTTCGCCGAGGCCTACCGGGCCGAGTACAAGCAGACGCTCGCCGGCCTCCCCGTGCGCCTCACCACGCTCAGGGTGACGGTGCTGGGGGTCCGGCCCCGGCTCGACATCGCGGGCTGGGTGGCCGGCGCCGCCGGCGGGACGCAGCCGCCGAAGGGCCGGAGGCGCGCGTACTTCGACGGCCGCTATCACGACACCCCGGTCTACGCCCGGGCGGCCCTGTCCCCGGGCAGCGAGGTCCCGGGCCCCGCCATCGTGGAGCAGGAGGACTGCACCACCGTCCTCGAGCCGGATACGACGGCGCGGGTCGACCGGCTCGGCAACCTGATCCTGGAGGCGAGACAGCGATGA